From one Rhodamnia argentea isolate NSW1041297 chromosome 1, ASM2092103v1, whole genome shotgun sequence genomic stretch:
- the LOC115745314 gene encoding rho GDP-dissociation inhibitor 1-like — translation MSTVAAGTLALPTPKDAAFKSSGETEDAKVENGAVRAGSDRVEEDDDGKLRSVDEQDSGLKFSLKEQIEKDKDEGRLKRWKEHLFGRVDVSAIDFGVGKKVPEVKILTLSILSPGRPDVHLPFAASNNPKRSLFTLKEGSQYHTKFSFNVFNSAVSGLKYAYTVWKTGIRVENTKIMIGTFSPRQEPYTHELEEETIPCGLFARGSYFVRTKFVDDEGRCYMDFSYYFEIRKNWQ, via the exons ATGTCTACAGTTGCCGCAGGAACTTTGGCCTTGCCGACACCTAAGGACGCCGCTTTCAAGAGTTCAGGCGAAACCGAAGATGCGAAGGTCGAGAATGGGGCTGTTCGTGCAGGAAGCGATCGcgtggaagaagatgatgatgggaaGTTGAGGTCTGTTGACGAGCAAGACTCTGGTCTGAAGTTCTCTTTGAAGGAACAAATTGAGAAGGACAAG GATGAGGGAAGACTAAAGAGATGGAAAGAACATCTCTTTGGAAGAGTGGATGTCTCTGCCATTGACTTTGGGG TCGGGAAAAAAGTGCCAGAAGTGAAGATACTGACCCTTTCGATCCTATCCCCGGGAAGACCGGATGTTCACTTGCCATTTGCTGCTTCAAACAACCCAAAGCGCAGTCTCTTCACGCTCAAGGAAGGATCACAGTACCACACGAAGTTCTCATTCAACGTCTTCAATAGCGCCGTGTCCGGCCTCAAGTATGCATACACTGTCTGGAAGACCGGCATAAGAG TGGAGAACACCAAAATAATGATTGGAACTTTCAGTCCCAGGCAAGAACCATACACCCATGAGTTGGAGGAAGAGACCATCCCTTGTGGTCTATTTGCCAGAGGCTCTTATTTTGTCAGAACTAAG TTCGTGGATGATGAAGGTAGGTGCTACATGGACTTCAGCTACTACTTCGAGATCAGAAAGAACTGGCAATGA
- the LOC115745280 gene encoding MACPF domain-containing protein At1g14780-like, with amino-acid sequence MEVAASSAYAEEAIELRALEALGKGFDLTIDFRLKFAKGCGGERLVVLDEGHKRDILIPGGGTIRGVSEDIRCDKGDRVRFRSDVLEFNQMSELLNQKSSLRGKVPSGYLNAIFEMSGDWLLDTADTKYLALDGYFISLYYLHLTSSPLVLQEKVKKSVPPRWDPASLARFIQTYGTHIIVGMAVGGQDLVCVRQRHTSPISPADLRRNLQDLGDILFSDGNSSSLLQRTARDGKHKVPEIFSRILQSNTLQLSSITETSSKDGLTIICSKRGGDVFLHSHSKWLQTVPAKPEAILFKFVPITSLLTGIPGSGYLSHAINLYLRYKPLPEDLQYFLEFQVPRQWAPTFCELPLRHQRRKTSYPSLQFSFMGPKIYVSSTQVTSNLKPVVGLRLYLEGKKCNRLALHLQHLSSPPHVMTSAPANIAIDRPPRWRGSDEFDSSGQFMEPIRWKSYSKVCTSAVKYDPNWMEGESSGVFVVTGAQLLSRGSWPKFVLHLRLLFSYLPNCTIRKTVWAIAPQTAHKSGFLSNISTTFTFTQKSFAGADKRAPAQLNSGVYPDGPPVPVRNGKLLKYVETAEVVKGPEDAPGHWLVIGGKLVTDGGKIGLNVKFALLDYP; translated from the exons ATGGAGGTGGCTGCTTCTTCTGCTTACGCAGAGGAGGCCATTGAATTGAGGGCTTTGGAGGCTCTAGGGAAAGGGTTCGATCTGACGATCGATTTTCGGCTCAAGTTCGCCAAAGGGTGTGGTGGTGAGAGGTTGGTGGTGCTCGATGAGGGCCATAAAAGGGACATTTTGATTCCCGGTGGAGGGACCATCAGGGGTGTTTCCGAGGATATTCGGTGCGATAAGGGGGATAGAGTCAGGTTCAGGTCAGATGTTCTTGAGTTCAATCAG ATGTCGGAATTACTTAACCAGAAATCTTCTCTACGAGGGAAAGTACCTTCTGGCTACCTTAATGCCATTTTCGAGATGAGTGGTGATTGGCTTCTCGATACTGCAGACACCAAATATCTCGCTCTTGATGGCTATTTCATTTCTTTGTATTATTTGCACCTAACCTCGTCCCCCCTGGTGTtgcaagaaaaagtaaagaagtcAGTTCCACCACGTTGGGATCCAGCCTCATTGGCCAG GTTCATCCAGACATATGGGACACACATTATAGTTGGGATGGCTGTTGGAGGTCAAGATTTAGTGTGTGTAAGACAGAGACATACATCACCAATATCTCCTGCTGATCTTAGAAGGAATCTGCAGGATCTTGGAGATATTCTATTTTCAGATGGAAATAGTTCATCCCTGTTGCAGAGGACAGCTAGAGATGGCAAGCATAAA GTGCCAGAGATTTTTAGTCGCATTTTGCAGTCGAACACCTTGCAGTTAAGCAGCATTACAGAAACATCAAGCAAAGAT GGCCTCACCATAATTTGTTCAAAAAGAGGTGGAGATGTGTTCTTGCATAGTCATTCAAAGTGGCTTCAAACGGTGCCTGCCAAGCCAGAGGCAATCCTCTTCAAGTTTGTACCTATCACTTCTCTTCTGACTGGAATTCCAGGCAGTGGCTATCTGAGTCATGCAATCAACCTGTATTTGCGAT ACAAGCCCCTTCCTGAAGATCTACAATACTTTCTGGAGTTTCAAGTGCCAAGGCAGTGGGCTCCAACATTCTGTGAACTGCCTCTCAGGCACCAGAGGAGAAAGACATCTTATCCTTCGCTGCAATTTAGCTTCATGGGTCCAAAGATATATGTCAGCTCCACTCAG GTAACTAGCAATCTGAAGCCGGTGGTCGGCCTACGCTTATACTTGGAGGGAAAGAAGTGCAACCGTTTGGCCTTGCATTTGCAGCATCTCTCGAGCCCTCCTCACGTAATGACCTCTGCACCAGCAAATATCGCCATTGACAGGCCCCCTCGGTGGCGAGGCTCTGATGAATTTGACTCCAGTGGCCAATTTATGGAACCAATAAGGTGGAAGTCATACTCAAAAGTGTGCACATCAGCCGTTAAGTATGACCCTAACTGGATGGAAGGGGAATCCAGCGGCGTCTTTGTTGTGACTGGAGCCCAGCTTCTTAGCAGAGGGAGCTGGCCAAAGTTCGTGCTTCACCTCCGCCTGCTCTTCTCCTATTTACCCAACTGCACCATCCGGAAGACGGTGTGGGCCATAGCACCGCAGACTGCTCACAAGTCCGGATTCCTCTCAAATATCAGCACAACAtttaccttcactcaaaagagTTTTGCCGGTGCAGATAAAAGGGCACCAGCTCAGCTCAACTCTGGCGTGTACCCGGACGGACCGCCTGTGCCAGTTAGAAATGGGAAGCTTCTCAAGTATGTGGAGACGGCCGAGGTGGTGAAGGGGCCGGAAGATGCTCCAGGGCACTGGTTGGTAATAGGGGGCAAGCTAGTGACGGACGGCGGTAAGATAGGTTTAAATGTAAAGTTTGCATTGTTAGACTATCCCTAG